Part of the Eubacterium sp. 1001713B170207_170306_E7 genome, GGCGCCGGATCTGCTGGGGGTATCCTCCGGAGCCTGTATCGGCGCTGCCCTCGCCATTCTTTTCAGCGTTGGCACCTTTGGTGTGCAGGTCGGTGCCTTTATCGGCGGCATTATCGCAGTTTTGATCACAACCGCTATTCCAAGGGTAATCAAAAACAACTCCAATATGATGCTGGTGCTGGCAGGCATTATTGTTACAGGGCTCATGAACTCCATTATGGGAATCATCAAGTACATTGCCGACCCCGAGACACAGCTGGCGGAAATTACCTACTGGCAGATGGGCAGCATCGCAAAAGTTCTGCCAAACAGCCTTCTGATGATCTGTCCTGCGGTGCTGGTCTCTACATTGGTATTGATGGCCATGCGGTGGCGGATCAATGTGCTGTCCCTCGGAGAGACAGAGGCCAAAAGCCTGGGGATCACCATTAAAACCACACGGATGATCGTGATTGTCTGCGCGACACTGCTGACAGCTTGCTCTGTCTGTATTTGCGGGACCATTGGCTGGGTTGGTCTGGTGGTGCCGCATCTCGGCAGGCTTTTGGTCGGGCCGGATAACATGAAGCTGCTGCCAGTTTCCTTTGTGGTCGGGGGGATTTTTCTGCTGGTGGTGGATACCATCGCCCGAACACTGACAAGCGCCGAGCTGCCCCTGAGCATTTTAACTGGGCTGATCGGTGCGCCCTTCTATTTCTACCTTCTAAAAAAACAAAGGATGAACCTCTCATGAAGCTGGAAGTCAATAATCTCAGTTTTAAATATTTAAACAGCCGCGTTATCTTTGAACAAGTGAATTTTGAGCTTGAAAAAGGTCAGATACTGTCCATTTTAGGGCCGAACGGCGCAGGGAAATCGACATTGCTGAACTGTATCGGAAATCTGATCACACCGCAGAAGGGAAAAATACGGCTGAATGGCGAGGATGTCGATAAAATGCCCCCCAAAAAGGTAGCCCAGAGAATTGGCTATGTGCCGCAGATACATGTTCCCACCTACGAGTACACCGTGAGGGAGTTTGTGGTCATGGGGCGAACGCCCTATCTTGGAAAGACGCGTTCCCCGGGCGATACCGACTATGAGCAGGTAGAACGGGCCCTGGATATGGTTGGCATAACGCATCTCATTGAAAAGCCCTATACACAGATCAGCGGTGGCGAGCGACAGCTGGTAACCATTGCCAGAGCCATTGTACAGGAGCCGGATTTTATCCTCTTGGATGAGCCGACAGCTCACCTGGATTTTGGCAACCAGATTAAGACCATGCGCCTTGTCAAAAAGCTGTCTGAAAATGGATTTGGTATTATCATGACAACCCATAATCCCGATCAGGTTTTTTATACTGGTGGGTTCGTTGCGCTATTAGACCGGCAAGGGAGACTGCACTGTGGAGAGCCGGAGCATATCCTCACTGAGCCGTCCCTTACACAGCTCTATCAGGAAAGAGTCTGTGTGTTTTATTCAGATGAGCTGAAACGCAGGGTGTGTATATCGGGAATTTAGTGGAGGGAAAGCTTGTAAAACGTAAAAAACGCAGCGGGTACTTAGCGTCGTGTACCCGCTGCGTTTTTGTTTATTTAAACTGGCCCAGATATTCCTGGCTCATAGCCTCTGCCGCGGCAATCAGCGCTGCGGTGTTTTTTAAGGCGACGTGGTAGTGTGTCTGGACACCAACCTTTTCGCTTTCGATAATACCCGCTTCTTTCAATATTTTTAAGTGCTGGGAAAGATTGGGCTGGCTGAACTCAAGGTTTTCTTTCAGTTCACAGACACAATGGGGCTTATCCAGTAAAAATTTCACAATTTTCAAACGGATTGGGTGGCCCATTGCCTTTAATATTTTGACGGATAATGTTTCTATATCCATAATAAGCCTCTTTTCTATAATGATATAATTGATCTGTTATATAATGATTATATAAGATGTCCGTTTAAAAAACAAGTGCCTTACCGGATTAATAAAAGCGGAAATATCATTTTATTGGTCATAAAACCACTTGACTTTCCCAAAGAAACGTAATATTATAAATATATAATTAAATAATTATATAAAGAGGTGCTAATATGAGAGGAGAACGACCAGGATTTATCATGTGTGTGTGCACAGGAAAATGTCCAGGATTCCAGGCGATGGATATATGGGATTTTATTAATCAAGTGCGTGTAGAGCTGCCGGTAGAGTATGCCCTCATTCATCCGCAGCTGTGTGAGGAGGATGGAGACCGTTTTTGGGCAGATTTTTTAAAAACGAACCGAAAGCTTGTGATTGGCGCCTGTGCGCCGAATATGCAGCGCAAAATGTTTAAAGAGGCCTTTAAGGAGGCTGGGCTCGATATCGAAAAGGACGCGGTTATGCTGGATATTCGCAATATGACAAATGAGCAGGCCTTTGAAAAAGTTGAAAAAGCGCTCGAAGCCATGGGGCTGGAGGTTTAAGGATGAATGATACAACATTTATGGGAGTGGAACGAAATCGGATTGACTGGTCGCCCCGCATTGATTACAGCAAATGCAACGATTGTATGGACTGCATGGACTTCTGCCCGCATCAGGTATTTGAAAAACAGGAGGAGAGCGTCCATCAGCTGGCGGTAAAAAATCCGGACAACTGCGTGGTCTTTTGCCGCGCCTGCGGAAAGACCTGTGGCCCGGACGCCATCATATTTCCAGATAAGGCAGCGACAATCCAGGCCATAAAAGCCATGCGCAGGGAGGATAAGAAATCATGAAAAAAGATTTTTGTGTACTTCCCTGTAATGGACTGGACAAATTTGCGGGCTCACTGACCCGCGAGGTCGCCCTCAGGCTTTTGGAGGATGGCGACCATGAGCTGATCTGCCCGGTGCTCTACCACGCCGCAGAGAAACGTTACCGGAAGGCGCTGACTGAAAAGCCTCTGCTGGTCATCGACGGCTGTAGTACGAAATGCGCCAGTAAACTGGCTGTCGAGAAGCATTTGAAGGTAGCAGAACGAATCAATGTGAGTGACAGCGCCAGGGAAAGGGGCTTCTTGTTAACCGATTATCTGGAAATGGATGAGTCCGCCAAGGCTTTTGTAAATACCCTCGCCGAGAGTTTTCAGGAAAAGCCTGATGAGGGTGAAGTCTCGGCCTTTGAAATGCCAGCTCCCATCCATTATAAAACTTTTTTCAAAGGAAAGTTTATTTTTAAGGTGCCTGAAAGCCATTACTATTTTAACGAGAATGACTGCTGGGCCCTTGTGAAAAACGGGATCGCCCGTGTGGGTGTAACGGATTTTATCCAGCAGAACCTGTCTGATATTTTGTTCGTCGATTTTCCAGAGGTTGGGCGGGCGCTTGAGCAGTTTGACGATGTGGGCTCAGTGGAGTCTGGAAAATCAATCTTTGAGTTGGTTTCACCGGTCAGCGGTGTGGTTACAGCCATTAATACAGAACTGGAGCAGTCGCCTGAGCTTGTCAACGAAAGCCCCTATGAAGCGGGCTGGATCGCAGAGATAAGATTGACTCACTGGGAGGAGGATACCCAGATGCTCATCCGTGATGAGGCGTATTATGAAATCATAAAAAGGAAGGTGGATGAGATTGAACTCTAGAGTAAAGATTATTCCATGTAGCGGGATCGGAAAGGTGCTTGGGCTGATTGCCCGTGAAGCGGCTTTGGAGGTGACCGGTGAATTGCTGCCAGAAGAAACAGAAAGCCTGTGTCTGGCCCATATCGTCACTGGTGATGACGAGGTGATTGCAAAGATAGAGGGACAGTCTTGTATCACCCTTGACGGCTGCGCTAAATGCTGTGCGCAGAAAAGTGTGGAAGCCGCTGGAGGAAATATTTGTCATCAGCACCGTGTGATTGATTTTATAAAGCCGCACCGGGGTGAGGAGCACGGCAGCGGCACACGTCTGACAGAGGACGGCTGGAGGTTTGCCGATGAGCTGGCCCGGATTATGGCAGAAGAAGTAAAAGCAGTAATGAAAGGAGAATAGGCGATGAGTCAGCAGACTATTGGAATAATCGCATGCAGTGGTGAGGAATGTCTGGGAGGAACCCTTTCACGCTTGGCAGTCCGCAAAATGATGGAAGAACTGAGACCTGGAGAGGTCAGCACCCTGTGTCTGCCCCTGTTCATTGCAGGTGGTGAGCAGGAACGTGCCTTTGCTCAAAATCATCCGACCATATCAGTGGATGGCTGCAGCAGATGCTGTGCCAGACGCGCCATTGAAAAATACAGCGGTACGGTAGCAGGAGCGGTCGATGTGGAGACGCTTCTGGGAAAAAGGACAGCGCTGAATAACAGCGTAGTTTCGACTAAAGATTTAACCCCTGAGCAGTTTGAGCTTGTGGATGAGGTAACAAAAGAAATTATCCGGATTTTTGACATGTTGTAAGCATAGCAAGAAACGCTGGGTAAAAAGGCTTTTCATGATTGGAACAGGATCATGAAAAG contains:
- the gcvH gene encoding glycine cleavage system protein GcvH, encoding MKKDFCVLPCNGLDKFAGSLTREVALRLLEDGDHELICPVLYHAAEKRYRKALTEKPLLVIDGCSTKCASKLAVEKHLKVAERINVSDSARERGFLLTDYLEMDESAKAFVNTLAESFQEKPDEGEVSAFEMPAPIHYKTFFKGKFIFKVPESHYYFNENDCWALVKNGIARVGVTDFIQQNLSDILFVDFPEVGRALEQFDDVGSVESGKSIFELVSPVSGVVTAINTELEQSPELVNESPYEAGWIAEIRLTHWEEDTQMLIRDEAYYEIIKRKVDEIEL
- a CDS encoding putative zinc-binding protein, encoding MSQQTIGIIACSGEECLGGTLSRLAVRKMMEELRPGEVSTLCLPLFIAGGEQERAFAQNHPTISVDGCSRCCARRAIEKYSGTVAGAVDVETLLGKRTALNNSVVSTKDLTPEQFELVDEVTKEIIRIFDML
- a CDS encoding ABC transporter ATP-binding protein — its product is MKLEVNNLSFKYLNSRVIFEQVNFELEKGQILSILGPNGAGKSTLLNCIGNLITPQKGKIRLNGEDVDKMPPKKVAQRIGYVPQIHVPTYEYTVREFVVMGRTPYLGKTRSPGDTDYEQVERALDMVGITHLIEKPYTQISGGERQLVTIARAIVQEPDFILLDEPTAHLDFGNQIKTMRLVKKLSENGFGIIMTTHNPDQVFYTGGFVALLDRQGRLHCGEPEHILTEPSLTQLYQERVCVFYSDELKRRVCISGI
- a CDS encoding ferredoxin family protein is translated as MNDTTFMGVERNRIDWSPRIDYSKCNDCMDCMDFCPHQVFEKQEESVHQLAVKNPDNCVVFCRACGKTCGPDAIIFPDKAATIQAIKAMRREDKKS
- a CDS encoding metalloregulator ArsR/SmtB family transcription factor; the encoded protein is MDIETLSVKILKAMGHPIRLKIVKFLLDKPHCVCELKENLEFSQPNLSQHLKILKEAGIIESEKVGVQTHYHVALKNTAALIAAAEAMSQEYLGQFK
- a CDS encoding iron ABC transporter permease; the protein is MNTAGLKKKINQKCYAVFAGLTLILVLFGLLALCLGRYWIPFPDVLKVLLSKIFPISGSWDTNTESVVMTLRLPRVAAAILVGGSLALSGAVYQGVFQNPLVAPDLLGVSSGACIGAALAILFSVGTFGVQVGAFIGGIIAVLITTAIPRVIKNNSNMMLVLAGIIVTGLMNSIMGIIKYIADPETQLAEITYWQMGSIAKVLPNSLLMICPAVLVSTLVLMAMRWRINVLSLGETEAKSLGITIKTTRMIVIVCATLLTACSVCICGTIGWVGLVVPHLGRLLVGPDNMKLLPVSFVVGGIFLLVVDTIARTLTSAELPLSILTGLIGAPFYFYLLKKQRMNLS
- a CDS encoding putative zinc-binding protein produces the protein MRLNSRVKIIPCSGIGKVLGLIAREAALEVTGELLPEETESLCLAHIVTGDDEVIAKIEGQSCITLDGCAKCCAQKSVEAAGGNICHQHRVIDFIKPHRGEEHGSGTRLTEDGWRFADELARIMAEEVKAVMKGE